A section of the Schistosoma haematobium chromosome ZW, whole genome shotgun sequence genome encodes:
- a CDS encoding hypothetical protein (EggNog:ENOG410VENC~COG:A): MTNLLGNRIVDKRLLYQLWLRRLPQNIQQILAIGDEDVDFDRLADIADRIYERSKTHLVSQIQSSSADEIAELRRSVDTLTKQITQIQLLNASHSKRRGTSTSRRRRSPSTARYNICWYHRTYGKQARKCTPPCNFASTQKKGRQDRRLMTTALTDHNSQDSRLLYVTDKRTGTQFLVDTGAEVSVVPPTALEKNTPDPKLKLKAANRSDIKTYGRRRLQLNFGPKSNFSWSFIIADVLVPIIGIDFLQFHKILVDVRNRKLVLAGQSKEIRGIISNETSIHLLVKPHHEDDKYVNLLNQFPDLLRPSFKHDKPTHTVVHYIKTEGPPVFTRPRRLDPSRLAIAKNEFNKMIELGIIRPSDSPWASPLHMVLKKNSSEVRPCGDYRALNSRTIPDRYPLPHLHDFTHSLSDVSIFSKIDLARAYHHIPIHPDDVPKTAITTPFGLYEFVRMPFGLRNAAQSFQRFIDQVVRGLPFVYAYIDDLLIASKYENEHLTHLKMLLRS, translated from the coding sequence atgacaaacttattaggaaatcgtatagtagacaaacgtctactatatcaattgtggctcagacgtctccctcaaaacattcaacagatacTTGCAATTGGAGACGAAGACGTCGATTTTGATAGGCTAGCagacatagccgacagaatttacGAACGGTCCAAGACTCACCTTGTATCTCAAATCCAATCAAGCTCAGCTGACGAGATCGCCGAGTTACGACGATCAGTTGATACCCTTACCAAACAGATAACTCAgatccaattattgaatgccTCCCACAGTAAGCGTAGAGGAACATCCACAAGCCGTAGACGACGTAGTCCAAGCACTGCTAgatacaacatttgttggtaccaTAGAACATATGGCAAACAAGCTAGAAAATGCACTCCGCCTTGTAACTTTGCAAGCACACAGAAAAAGGGACGTCAAGACCGCAGGTTAATGACGACTGCACTCACTGACCACAACTCTCAAGACAGTCGTCTATTatatgttacagacaaaagAACCGGCACACAGTTTTTAGTCGACACTGGGGCAGAGGTTAGTGTAGTACCACCTACTGCACTCGAGAAAAACACACCTGACCCCAAACTAAAACTAAAAGCTGCAAACAGGTCTGACATCAAGACGTACGGCAGAAGGCGGTTACAATTAAATTTtggtcctaaatctaatttttcctggagtttcatcatagcggacgtcctcgttcctataatcggcattgattttctgcaattccacaaaatACTGGTAGACGTCAGAAATAGGAAACTTGTCCTTGCCGGACAAAGTAAGGAAATTAGAGgaattatatcaaatgagacttccatacatttattagttaaacctcATCACGAGGATGACAAATACGtcaatttacttaatcagtTTCCAGACTTATTACGACCGAGTTTCAAACACGACAAACCGACGCATACCGTCGTACATTACATAAAGACAGAGGGTCCACCAGTGTTCACACGTCCAAGACGCCTTGATCCCTCTCGTCTGGCTATCGCAAAgaacgaattcaacaaaatgattgagttgGGCATCATACGCCCCTCCGATAGTCCGTGGGCATCACCGCTCCATATGGTACTTAAGAAAAACTCTTCCGAAGTTAGACCGTGCGGTGACTATAGAGCTCTCAACAGCCGGACCATACCAGATAGATACCCTCTCCCACATTTGCATGACTTCACTCATAGCCTATCTGACGTGTcgattttttcaaaaattgatctcgcccgtgcttaccatcacattccaattcatccggacgatgttcctaaaacagccattactaccccctttggactatacgaattcgtccgcatgcctttcggattaaggaatgctgcacaaagtttccagcgttttattgaccaagtggtacggggcttaccgtttgtgtatgcttacatagatgacctacttatagcaagcaaatatgaaaatgaacatctaaCTCATCTGAAGATGCTTTTGAGAAGCTAA